Proteins encoded in a region of the Vicia villosa cultivar HV-30 ecotype Madison, WI linkage group LG5, Vvil1.0, whole genome shotgun sequence genome:
- the LOC131601365 gene encoding SKP1-like protein 1A isoform X3: MIEDDCADETGIPLPNVTSKILAKVIEYCNKHVDAGKSDGRSVDEDEIKNWDAEFVKVDQQTLFDLILAANYLDIKSLLGLTCKTVADMIKGKTPEEIRKTFNIKNDFTKEEEEEIRRENQWAFE; the protein is encoded by the coding sequence ATGATTGAGGATGATTGCGCTGATGAAACCGGAATCCCTCTTCCAAATGTAACAAGCAAGATTTTGGCCAAGGTGATTGAGTACTGCAATAAGCACGTCGATGCTGGGAAATCTGATGGAAGATCTGTTGACGAGGACGAAATCAAGAACTGGGATGCTGAATTTGTCAAGGTTGATCAACAGACACTCTTTGATCTCATCTTGGCTGCAAACTACTTGGACATCAAGAGTCTGTTGGGTCTTACATGTAAAACTGTGGCGGACATGATAAAGGGTAAGACACCGGAGGAGATTCGCAAGACTTTCAACATTAAGAATGACTTCACTAAGGAGGAAGAGGAGGAAATTCGTCGCGAAAATCAATGGGCTTTTGAATga
- the LOC131601365 gene encoding SKP1-like protein 1A isoform X2, whose protein sequence is MVIGSSDGEIFVIDEAVALESQTIKHMIEDDCADETGIPLPNVTSKILAKVIEYCNKHVDAGKSDGRSVDEDEIKNWDAEFVKVDQQTLFDLILAANYLDIKSLLGLTCKTVADMIKGKTPEEIRKTFNIKNDFTKEEEEEIRRENQWAFE, encoded by the exons ATGGTCATTGGAAG TAGTGATGGTGAGATTTTTGTAATAGACGAAGCAGTGGCGTTGGAGTCCCAAACTATCAAGCATATGATTGAGGATGATTGCGCTGATGAAACCGGAATCCCTCTTCCAAATGTAACAAGCAAGATTTTGGCCAAGGTGATTGAGTACTGCAATAAGCACGTCGATGCTGGGAAATCTGATGGAAGATCTGTTGACGAGGACGAAATCAAGAACTGGGATGCTGAATTTGTCAAGGTTGATCAACAGACACTCTTTGATCTCATCTTGGCTGCAAACTACTTGGACATCAAGAGTCTGTTGGGTCTTACATGTAAAACTGTGGCGGACATGATAAAGGGTAAGACACCGGAGGAGATTCGCAAGACTTTCAACATTAAGAATGACTTCACTAAGGAGGAAGAGGAGGAAATTCGTCGCGAAAATCAATGGGCTTTTGAATga
- the LOC131601365 gene encoding SKP1-like protein 1 isoform X1, which produces MSGMMLLKSSDGEIFVIDEAVALESQTIKHMIEDDCADETGIPLPNVTSKILAKVIEYCNKHVDAGKSDGRSVDEDEIKNWDAEFVKVDQQTLFDLILAANYLDIKSLLGLTCKTVADMIKGKTPEEIRKTFNIKNDFTKEEEEEIRRENQWAFE; this is translated from the exons ATGAGTGGAATGATGCT ACTCAAGAGTAGTGATGGTGAGATTTTTGTAATAGACGAAGCAGTGGCGTTGGAGTCCCAAACTATCAAGCATATGATTGAGGATGATTGCGCTGATGAAACCGGAATCCCTCTTCCAAATGTAACAAGCAAGATTTTGGCCAAGGTGATTGAGTACTGCAATAAGCACGTCGATGCTGGGAAATCTGATGGAAGATCTGTTGACGAGGACGAAATCAAGAACTGGGATGCTGAATTTGTCAAGGTTGATCAACAGACACTCTTTGATCTCATCTTGGCTGCAAACTACTTGGACATCAAGAGTCTGTTGGGTCTTACATGTAAAACTGTGGCGGACATGATAAAGGGTAAGACACCGGAGGAGATTCGCAAGACTTTCAACATTAAGAATGACTTCACTAAGGAGGAAGAGGAGGAAATTCGTCGCGAAAATCAATGGGCTTTTGAATga